One Anabas testudineus chromosome 15, fAnaTes1.2, whole genome shotgun sequence genomic window carries:
- the LOC113158702 gene encoding polycomb group RING finger protein 5 isoform X2, translated as MSNMAATGRKHLVRDFNHFITCYLCRGYLIKPTTVTECLHTFCKSCIVQHFEESNDCPKCGIQVHETNPLEMLRLDNTLEEIIFKLVPGLREKEEQQELEFWRKNQPKENGQTENTRCQRFRLPDAGGDVGGVGGDDGDGGADDDYHRSDPQIAICLDCLRNTGQSGESSVTDLMKRFIRCSSRVTVGTIKKFLSLKLKLPSSYETCCAMERSWAEITLWSSST; from the exons ATGTCAAACATGGCTGCTACTGGAAGGAAGCACTTGGTTAGAGACTTTAACCATTTCATCACCTGTTACCTGTGTCGAGGTTACCTGATCAAACCAACCACGGTCACCGAGTGCCTGCACACCT TCTGTAAGAGCTGTATCGTGCAGCACTTTGAGGAGAGTAACGACTGTCCGAAATGTGGCATTCAAGTGCACGAGACCAATCCGCTGGAGATGCTCCG GTTGGACAACACTCTGGAGGAGATCATTTTCAAGCTCGTGCCTGGACTGAGAGAAA AAGAGGAACAGCAAGAACTTGAATTCTGGAGGAAGAACCAGCCCAAAGAAAATGGCCAAA cagaaaacacGAGGTGTCAGAGGTTCAGGCTACCTGATGCTGGAGGCGAtgttggtggtgttggtggtgatGATGGCGATGGTGGCGCCGATGACGACTACCACAGGAGCGATCCTCAGATAGCCATCTGTCTGGACTGCCTACGCAACACGGGGCAGTCTGGGGAGAGCTCAGTCACG GATTTGATGAAGAGGTTCATCCGCTGCTCCAGTAGAGTCACCGTGGGAACAATTAAGAAGTTTCTCAGTCTTAAACTAAAGCTGCCTAGCTCTTATGAG ACGTGCTGTGCAATGGAGAGATCATGGGCAGAGATCACACTCTGGAGTTCATCTACATGA
- the LOC113158702 gene encoding polycomb group RING finger protein 5-B isoform X1, with product MSNMAATGRKHLVRDFNHFITCYLCRGYLIKPTTVTECLHTFCKSCIVQHFEESNDCPKCGIQVHETNPLEMLRLDNTLEEIIFKLVPGLREKEEQQELEFWRKNQPKENGQTENTRCQRFRLPDAGGDVGGVGGDDGDGGADDDYHRSDPQIAICLDCLRNTGQSGESSVTDLMKRFIRCSSRVTVGTIKKFLSLKLKLPSSYELDVLCNGEIMGRDHTLEFIYMTRWRLHGENTYPMVLEYRPRIDFG from the exons ATGTCAAACATGGCTGCTACTGGAAGGAAGCACTTGGTTAGAGACTTTAACCATTTCATCACCTGTTACCTGTGTCGAGGTTACCTGATCAAACCAACCACGGTCACCGAGTGCCTGCACACCT TCTGTAAGAGCTGTATCGTGCAGCACTTTGAGGAGAGTAACGACTGTCCGAAATGTGGCATTCAAGTGCACGAGACCAATCCGCTGGAGATGCTCCG GTTGGACAACACTCTGGAGGAGATCATTTTCAAGCTCGTGCCTGGACTGAGAGAAA AAGAGGAACAGCAAGAACTTGAATTCTGGAGGAAGAACCAGCCCAAAGAAAATGGCCAAA cagaaaacacGAGGTGTCAGAGGTTCAGGCTACCTGATGCTGGAGGCGAtgttggtggtgttggtggtgatGATGGCGATGGTGGCGCCGATGACGACTACCACAGGAGCGATCCTCAGATAGCCATCTGTCTGGACTGCCTACGCAACACGGGGCAGTCTGGGGAGAGCTCAGTCACG GATTTGATGAAGAGGTTCATCCGCTGCTCCAGTAGAGTCACCGTGGGAACAATTAAGAAGTTTCTCAGTCTTAAACTAAAGCTGCCTAGCTCTTATGAG CTAGACGTGCTGTGCAATGGAGAGATCATGGGCAGAGATCACACTCTGGAGTTCATCTACATGACTCGATGGAGGCTACATGGAGAGAAT ACGTATCCCATGGTTCTCGAGTACCGGCCACGTATCGACTTCGGCTGA